The Candidatus Methylomirabilota bacterium genome contains the following window.
CAACGACGGCGACTCCTTTGAGGCCATCGGCACGATTGGCATCAGCCTAGCGTACTAATAGCAGTCCGCCGTCGGCAGTCAGCACTAAACAGTGTAAAGCAAACTTGCTACGAAGCTAGGACGGCTAGAACGCTGGCACGCTTGAACGCTAGAACACACGAGGCTCAGAAGCTCAGAGCCTAGAAGCATGCGAGCCTGCTAGCCTTCCAGCCTTTTCTACCTGCTGACAGTGGACTGCTCAGCACTTGGGGGCGGATGCGGTGAAGTCTTGGGACGAAATGGCGGGGCCGACGGGATTCGAACCCGCGATTTTCCCGACCTCGTCGGGATGTGTTAACCGGGCTACCCTACCCTGGGACTCTAAACCAGAGCAAAGGGAACAGGCGGGAAAAGTGGCGGGGCCGACGGGATTCGAACCCGCGATCTCCGGCTTGACAGGCCGGCGTGTTAACCAGGCTACACCACGGCCCCCTGAAACGAGAACAAGGCTTATTGTATAACTGAGTTAATGAGGGAAGTCAACTTAGGGGAAGGTCTTCTCTGCCACTACCGCCCGTTGGTCAGAGCGGCCATCAGTGTCAGGTAGTCTGCCAGGTGGCGTGTGATGAGAAAATTGCGTCGGACATACTCCTTGGCATCGTTCCCCATCTTCCGACCAATCTCCGGGTTGTTGAGCAGATGTCGGACCCGGAACGCCGCACCCTCGACGGAACTCACCGTGTAGCCCGTGTGGTAGTACATGATCTGCACCGTGATCCCGCCGGCGAAACCGCCGACGACCGGTTTCCCTTTCCACATAGCCTCGGCGACGGTCAGTCCAAAGCCCTCCCTGAGGGATTTTTGAAGCACAACGGTCGCGGCCCGCTGCAGGGCATTGACCTCGATGTTTGAGTCCGGAGGAAGTAACAGGACGTGAATGTCCGGATCTTGGCCGGCAGCCTCCCTGACCTCTTGGAGGACCATGTCCCCCTCAGGATCATCAGCTGCGCCGCCCCCCACCAATATGAGACGACAATCATTGTACTTCTTCACGATCCGGTAGGCCTGAATCACCCCCACGGGGTCCTTGAACCGGTCAAAGCGAGAGACCTGTAACAAGATCGGCTTGTCACGTGGAATGTCCAATCTATCTAGGATCTTGTTCACCTCTCTTCGGCTCAGATCGCGATTTTTGTCGCTCAACGGGTCGATTGAAGGATAGATGAGGAACTTCGGGATCGGGAGCTTCTGAGCGAAGGTAGGCAGCGAGAAAATGGCGGCATCGTATTTCAGCACATAGTTTTTGAGGAACCGCCACACCCGGCGCGCGGGGTGCGAGATATCGATATGACACCGCCAGACCCATTTGCCCGCCCGGTCGGCGTAATCAATAAGGGCAGCGGGCTGGAGATCGTGGACCAATATCATGTCAGCGTCAAAAGTGAGACGCTTGGCGTTTTCACGGTTTTCCTCGATATAGAGCTGATACATGCGGTCGCTGATTCCCGGGTCCCGACCCTGCAGCGCGTTGTGAAAAGCCTTGGTCACTTTAAAGAATCCCTCACTTCCTTGCATGATCTCCCACCCGACCTTTATTTCGAGTTCGTTGAGCATGGGGACGAGCCGGTTCAATATCTCCGCCACGCCACCCCCGGACCGGGTCGAGTTAATGTTGAGGAGACTCTTTCCCTTTACCTTCTCACTCATGTGATAGAGAAGATCCACCGACCCCGGAGGAGTCACTTTCCGATAATCCTCAAGGCTATTTGTCACCGTTCTCTGCTCCCCCCGTTCAAGAAAGTGTCGCAGATCTCCACGAGACGTTTCCGAAGTTGCTCCAGACTGAAGATGTACGGGTTAATGGCTCGGAGGTGTTGGGCCAGCTCTGGCATATGCAATCCCTCTTCGGCCCAGATAGTAAAATCGCTATCCCGGCGGTTCCGTCGGATCCGAGCCGCGTAGAAGTGGAAGTAGATGGCACTGGTATCCAACCTGGCGATCCCATCCCTCAACTCTTGCAGAGTCCGCGCGACCGTCTCCGTGGGGACCTCGACCATGCGGGACAGCATAAAGTAAAAGGGCTCTCCATCATCGACCCGGGGGACAGCAAGCATTTTCGAGAGGTGATCTTCCATGACGCTAATGAGGGCCTCACGAAGATCTTCGAGGGTCTCGAACTCATATGGATCGATAACCCCCAGCCGCTCTCCCAGCACTCGATCTCGGACCTGGGTGGCCACCCAGGTGGCAAAATCGTTGGGATAGGGCCCCAACAGGAACTGGTGTCTGAGGAAGTATTCATGGGTGTGGTAGTAGATTGACTCGATGGGAACTTCCTCCAAGAGATCTAAAAGTTGGACCTCGTCCTCCGCCTTCACCCCCAGGATCTCTCGGAGTTCTGTGCATCCGACGAATTCAAAGGGAGGACTGACAGCCGCATGCATGAGAGGCCCTCCTGATGGCCAGGCTGGGTATAATTGCACTACTCATGCCAATAGTGACGGCCTGTTATGATACCCAGCCAATCAGCCGGTCTTTCTTTTTTGAACTGGCTTGCTTTTCTTTGGGACAGATGGTGGGGGGGCCGAATCTTGAGCAGTTCCCAGTGCCGGACCCCGGCCTGGGCTTCCAAAGAATTGGAGGCTAAGAGGGCGGGAAACAGGTGCTAGTGCCCCTCCAACTAACTTC
Protein-coding sequences here:
- a CDS encoding DUF5752 family protein, which encodes MHAAVSPPFEFVGCTELREILGVKAEDEVQLLDLLEEVPIESIYYHTHEYFLRHQFLLGPYPNDFATWVATQVRDRVLGERLGVIDPYEFETLEDLREALISVMEDHLSKMLAVPRVDDGEPFYFMLSRMVEVPTETVARTLQELRDGIARLDTSAIYFHFYAARIRRNRRDSDFTIWAEEGLHMPELAQHLRAINPYIFSLEQLRKRLVEICDTFLNGGSRER
- a CDS encoding glycosyltransferase gives rise to the protein MTNSLEDYRKVTPPGSVDLLYHMSEKVKGKSLLNINSTRSGGGVAEILNRLVPMLNELEIKVGWEIMQGSEGFFKVTKAFHNALQGRDPGISDRMYQLYIEENRENAKRLTFDADMILVHDLQPAALIDYADRAGKWVWRCHIDISHPARRVWRFLKNYVLKYDAAIFSLPTFAQKLPIPKFLIYPSIDPLSDKNRDLSRREVNKILDRLDIPRDKPILLQVSRFDRFKDPVGVIQAYRIVKKYNDCRLILVGGGAADDPEGDMVLQEVREAAGQDPDIHVLLLPPDSNIEVNALQRAATVVLQKSLREGFGLTVAEAMWKGKPVVGGFAGGITVQIMYYHTGYTVSSVEGAAFRVRHLLNNPEIGRKMGNDAKEYVRRNFLITRHLADYLTLMAALTNGR